In Trichlorobacter lovleyi, the DNA window GGGCACGAATCAGATCCGTATTAAGTGTCAGTTGTCCATTGCTTGAAAGACTGCCCCAGCGTTTCTTCATACGCCTGATCTTCATCTGAGGTCTTGCCAGCCCAAGCGGCTCAAAATGTCGCCAGCAACCTTCAAAGCTTTCCTGAAAGATGCTTGCCGCCTTTTCTCCGTACCATCTTTCCAGCAGCAACCGGACCTTGTCTGGGTGAGCAGATGTACTTGTCTCGACAACAAAATATCCCCTCAACAGCTTGACCGAATCCTTGCCAGCTTCACTGACCTTCAGTCGGAACTGCTTGCCCAGATACAGATGCGTCTCACCGCCAATAAAGCACCGCTCTGGCGTTCTTGGCTCAAACTGATGAAAATACTGCAGTTGCTTGATGACCCAGCGGGCTCTTTTGCTGACCTTCAACTGTATCTCATCAAGACTGGTCGCTTTTGGGGCCTTAATCACCACACTGCTATCCGGATGCACCTCAATAGCCAGCGTCTTTCTGCTGCAATAGAGTACGTGGTAACGGATACTCTCCTTGCCATAATGAATGGTACCGAGTGACATCAGCTACTTTCTCCGGCTTCTGGATACGTTCAGCGTTTTTTCAATCAGCGCATCCATCTGCTCAAGACCGATTACAACACCCCTGGCACCTTTTATCTCATCAAACAGATAATCGTCGATATCGTTGATCACCTTATTCTGTGCATCATCGTCATCCCAGAACTGCACCTTCCAATGACGATCAAGAATGGCCTGGATTGCCAGGGCCGTATCAACGGACACAGCTTCACAGGTCTCAGGATCAACGGACAATTCTGTAAAGAACGCCTTCAGCACGCCAAAAAACGCCATGGCCTCTTCGTTATGCGCAAGCCTTTCCGGCATGTCATCATGCTGGCGGGTAACCACCTTGGTACGGTACTCCATGGTGCGGTTCAGATATTCAAGATCAGAGATCCGTCTGGCCCGGAAATCTTCGATTGCCTGCTGAATCAATTTGGAAAATTTATCGTAAAAGGCCGGATCTTCGGCCATCTTCTCGGTAATGACCTTTTTGGTGGCATGGGCAATAGCATCGGCCTTTGCAGCGGTTGTCCTGCCGTAAACACCCTGTTCTTCCTTGACCACGGCAAACATCTTTTCATCAAAGATGTTGACCGGTTCATTCAACTGGATCGCCTCATTGGCCTGAATATGGGTATCCAGCAGCTTCTTGATCTTTGGCTCGTAATCTCGATAATCAATCGCCTCGGCATAGCGAAGTTTGACCGCCGCCTTCAGGTTATGGAAACGTTTCAGGTCGGTCTTGTAGCGATATAGCGTATCCTCATCAACCGTCGAGATAAACGCCTCGGACGAAAGGGCAATTCCCAGGGTTCTGCTGTACTCGGCCAGCCGCTGATAGAACCCCTCCCGAACAGCATCATCGGCCAGCACCACCTCATAGGCCTCTTCATCGTAACGGCTCTTCACCTCTTTAAAAATATCCCACAGGTTGGAATAGCGCTGGGGCAGCTTGTCAACCTCTGC includes these proteins:
- a CDS encoding M48 family metallopeptidase, whose protein sequence is MSLGTIHYGKESIRYHVLYCSRKTLAIEVHPDSSVVIKAPKATSLDEIQLKVSKRARWVIKQLQYFHQFEPRTPERCFIGGETHLYLGKQFRLKVSEAGKDSVKLLRGYFVVETSTSAHPDKVRLLLERWYGEKAASIFQESFEGCWRHFEPLGLARPQMKIRRMKKRWGSLSSNGQLTLNTDLIRAPKECIEYVITHELCHLQCHDHSGDFYSLLEKMMPDWEKRKHKLELALV